Proteins from one Streptomyces genisteinicus genomic window:
- a CDS encoding ATP-binding protein: MATVELRFSAQPEHVRTARLVAAAVARRAGVDEAVLDEVRLAVGEACSRAVGLHRSHGVTAPVRVALTEEEKTFSIEVGDEVTTVGPEGAVGRGSDDDHDGEDEMGLAVISGLVDDVEVSANDGGGVIRMSWPVTAPPVIAP; this comes from the coding sequence ATGGCCACCGTTGAGCTCCGCTTCAGTGCTCAGCCGGAGCACGTCAGGACGGCCAGGCTCGTGGCCGCCGCCGTGGCGCGCCGGGCCGGGGTCGACGAGGCGGTGCTGGACGAGGTGCGCCTCGCCGTGGGCGAGGCGTGCAGTCGCGCGGTGGGGCTCCATCGCAGCCACGGAGTGACCGCGCCGGTCCGCGTCGCGCTCACCGAGGAGGAGAAGACCTTCTCGATCGAGGTCGGCGACGAGGTGACGACCGTCGGGCCCGAGGGCGCCGTCGGACGCGGCTCCGACGACGACCATGACGGCGAGGACGAGATGGGTCTCGCGGTGATCAGCGGTCTCGTCGACGACGTCGAGGTCTCGGCGAACGACGGAGGCGGGGTCATCCGGATGAGCTGGCCCGTCACGGCACCCCCGGTCATCGCCCCCTGA